A window of Oncorhynchus nerka isolate Pitt River linkage group LG4, Oner_Uvic_2.0, whole genome shotgun sequence contains these coding sequences:
- the LOC115125529 gene encoding bone morphogenetic protein 10-like translates to MVAPVFSILGYIYSLSLLPLLLPGWSQGSPIMSPEEPRRGPGARGLVDTSMLEQDQDVELDMQDSLGQFLSTLNLTELEARARPRATRKEPPEYMLELYNRFANDHTAVPSANIVRSFKNEDSSPYSVTVRGVRRHPLLFNISIPHHEHILTAELFLYTLVQKDRRHYASLDRKVTVYKIHEGGHWRKEEGRDRRRNEQETDEIEEMEELATRHVYGKDDVWVTFDLTNQVNLWRKAESSTHRLEVHIASLRCKGGKTRQEVRKEAGKKELVDVYVDMGLDEKHKPVVIVFSDDQSRDHREEDKGELNRMMEHENDVPADLELSPHGNRGDQAGSDARNTDGVELDEETLMQLHSNLYYDTPPRIRRNAKGDPCKKIPLYVEFKDIGWDTWVIRPMGYEAYECNGVCSYPMTSEVSPTKHAIVQTRLSSKIPQKVSPACCVPTKLEPISLLYKDGGVVTYMHKYEGMVVAECGCR, encoded by the exons ATGGTCGCTCCAGTGTTCTCCATACTGGGATACATCTACTCTCTTAGCCTCCTGCCCCTGCTACTGCCTGGTTGGAGCCAGGGCAGTCCCATCATGTCCCCTGAGGAGCCTCGACGGGGCCCTGGGGCCAGGGGTCTGGTGGATACCTCCATGTTGGAGCAGGATCAGGATGTAGAGCTGGACATGCAGGACTCTCTGGGTCAGTTTCTGTCTACGTTGAACCTCACAGAGCTGGAGGCCCGGGCAAGGCCCCGTGCCACCCGTAAAGAGCCACCAGAATACATGCTGGAACTGTACAACCGCTTTGCCAACGATCACACAGCGGTGCCCTCTGCCAACATAGTGCGTAGTTTCAAGAATGAAG ATTCCTCCCCCTACAGTGTGACGGTCAGGGGCGTGAGGAGACACCCCCTGCTGTTCAACATCTCCATCCCCCACCACGAGCACATCCTCACCGCCGAGCTTTTCCTTTACACCCTGGTCCAGAAGGACCGCAGACACTACGCCAGCCTTGACCGCAAGGTGACCGTTTACAAGATACATGAGGGGGGGCACTGGAggaaagaagaggggagggacagaAGAAGGAATGAGCAGGAGACAGACGAAATTGAGGAAATGGAGGAGCTGGCAACACGGCACGTCTATGGTAAAGACGATGTCTGGGTCACCTTCGACCTGACCAATCAGGTCAACCTTTGGCGGAAGGCAGAGAGCTCCACCCACCGACTGGAAGTCCACATTGCAAGTCTGAGGTGCAAAGGTGGGAAGACCCGCCAGGAAGTCAGAAAAGAGGCTGGAAAGAAAGAGTTGGTTGATGTGTATGTTGACATGGGCTTGGATGAGAAACACAAGCCAGTGGTGATTGTCTTCTCAGATGATCAAAGCAGAGACCATCGTGAGGAGGACAAGGGGGAGCTCAACCGGATGATGGAACATGAGAACGATGTGCCGGCTGACCTGGAGCTGAGTCCACACGGGAACCGGGGGGACCAGGCTGGGAGCGATGCTAGGAACACGGATGGAGTGGAGCTGGATGAGGAGACTCTCATGCAACTGCACTCCAACCTCTATTACGACACTCCTCCCCGAATCCGCCGCAACGCCAAGGGTGATCCCTGTAAGAAGATCCCTCTCTATGTGGAGTTTAAGGACATTGGCTGGGATACCTGGGTCATACGGCCCATGGGCTATGAAGCCTACGAGTGCAATGGTGTATGCAGCTACCCTATGACCTCTGAGGTCTCGCCTACCAAGCATGCCATTGTCCAGACTCGGCTGAGCAGTAAGATTCCACAGAAGGTGTCACCAGCCTGCTGTGTTCCCACCAAGCTAGAGCCCATCTCACTCCTTTACAAGGATGGAGGAGTGGTCACCTACATGCACAAGTACGagggcatggtggtggcagagtGCGGCTGTAGATAG